The Bacillota bacterium nucleotide sequence TCGCTCAGACCATCAGCGGCAAGCGTGAGTTAACAAACGAACTCTATCTTCTGGATCTCGCAACCAAGGAACTAAGACTTTTATCAGCACCGGAGAACTTTCGCTATTATTTTGCTGATTTTCTCACTGACGAATTGCTGATTTGCGTCGGCAATGACGGCAGTGAGTATGGGCTTAATCAAAATCCGCGTTTTTATACCGTGAGCACTAGTGATGGAGCGCAAAAACTGCTTACACCGGACCTAGATCTTTCTATCGGCAGCTCCGTTGGCTCAGACTGCCGCTACGGACATTCGCGCTCGTTACAAGTGTTTAATGAGCATCTTTACTTTGTCAGCACCGAGGGTGCAAGTTCTTACTTAAACAAAATCAATGCGGATGGTGAGATTACGAAACTGACTGCTGCGGCGGGATCTGTTGATGGGTTTGCAGTTCACAACCAAAGCATACTACTGACTCGCTTGAGTGCTAACCGCCTCCAGGAAATATATAAGCTGGAAAAGGAGCAGGAAACCCAGATAACTCACTTTAATGATTGGTTTACCGACAGCAAGATGATCGTAGATCCAGAACCGGTATCGTTTCAGACTGCCGAGGGCATCCAAATCGATGGCTGGGTTCTGAAACCGGTTAATTGGGATCCTAATCAGAAGTATCCTGCAATTTTAGATATCCACGGTGGACCGAAGACTGTTTATGGGGAAGTTTACTACCATGAAATGCAGTATTGGGCGAACCAGGGATATTTTGTCATGTTCTGCAATCCCAGAGGCAGCGATGGCAGGGGCAATGCGTTTGCCGATATTCGCGGCAAGTACGGTACAATCGATTATGATGACCTTATGAAGTTTACAGATACAGTTTTAGCTCAATATCCAAGCATAGATCCAGAGCGCCTGGGAGTTACCGGAGGCTCTTACGGAGGATTTATGACTAACTGGATTATTGGACACACCGACCGATTTAAAGCGGCTGCGTCGCAGCGGAGCATTTCCAATTGGGTATCGATGGGCTGGACCACCGATATCGGCTACTATTTTGTTCCCGACCAAATAGGCACAACGCCCTGGGAAGATCCGATGAAGTTATGGGAATCGTCTCCTTTGAAGTACGCTGATCGGGTTACAACCCCCACACTGTTTATCCACTCAGATCAGGATTACCGCTGCTGGCTGGTGGAAGGCCTGCAGATGTTTAATGCCCTTAAATTCCATGGGGTCGAGTCCCGCTTGTGCATGTTCAAAGGTGCCAGCCATGAACTGAGCCGAAGCGGCAAGCCCAAACAGAGAATCCGCCGTTTGCAAGAGATTACTGAGTGGTTTGACCGTTTTCTTAAGCAGTAGCTTTAAACACATAGCGATTGAAAGCTGTTGACTGATCAGTCAGCAGCTTTTTTAGTTATGAAATTGCTTGTTCGATCATATAGATCAACTAAATTCCTAAAGTAAACACGCCTATCTACGCAGCAGTCCCAGCATGATCTGTAAATTTTAGTGGGGAGGAATCGGCAGTGGGCAAAGTTGACAGGAACAGCCACATTGAAAACAACATGCGTACAGGTATACTCGCGGCTTATCATTTTTTAGGCACGGATCAGCGGAGCTTAGCAGATATTCTGGCAGCCGACCAGAGCACCACAGCTGAGCTGGGATTAACTCATGCAGATATAGCAAAGTGGCTGACTGCGTGCCTGCGCCTGGACCGAACTCTTTCCTTTTCTGAGCTCAATATTCATTTGATTGAAAAGCATAGCTTTTATGCAGGCGAAGGATCGCCGTACCGGATCGATCCGGCAGCGGCAGCGGCTATCTTTGGGGGAGGTCAGCTGTGGGTAATATCCTGAGATTTGCGCTGCAGATGGAACTGGATGGGAAGAATTTTTATCATAGACTGGCGCTGCATGTTAAAGCCAGTGACCACAAAAAAGTATTATTTTCCTTGGCCGCTGATGAAGAAAAGCATTACCAGAAGCTGAAGACAGTTCAAAGTACAGACAAACATCGCTTTTTAAAGAGCGAACAGCTGGCAGGTCTGCAGAATGTTTTTCGGGAGCAGATTTTTGTGGTTAACTATGGGCAGCTGAACATTATGGAAATATACCAGCTGGCGCTCCGGTTTGAAGAGTTAAGTGTCCTATTCTATCGGGGATTGGCTGAATCCAGCCTGGATAAAGCAGTCACATCAATTTTTAAACAGTTAGCGGAAGAAGAGGAAGAACACAGACAGCAGATTTGGCAGTTGATTCAACTTCTCAGCCGTTCAGAGGAATGGTATCCATATTTAGATCTTTAACAAATTGTGGTATGATAATAGCAGCAAACAATGAAGGAGTCATGTAAAGATGAGTAAGCCTAACAGCAAACCAAATGTGATCTTTTTAATGACGGATCAGCATCGTTGGGATGCCCTGGGTGTTGTCAATCCCCTTGTAAAGACCCCGAATATCGATCGCTTGGCAAAGACAGGGATTCGCTATGAGCAAGCAGTATGTCAAGCGCCGATGTGTGTACCCAGCCGCTATTCCATGATGTTTGGATATTACCCATCACAGCTGGGTGTTCGCGGCAATGGAGGAGGACTGTTTTTTGAGGACCGCCTGCCGTCAAACCCGCTGCCGGAACTGATGCGGCAGAACGGTTATCAGACTGCAGGATTTGGCAAAACCCACTGGAATCACGGTTTCCTAAACCCTGAGCCGCCAACCCGCGGATTTGAAGTGCGGGCAGAGGGCCAGCACAGGGACAGTGCTCAATATGAGCAGGGAGCAGTGATGATGAGTGATGTCAATCCGGAAGGATTACAACGATATTTTGAAGAGACTAAGGATTTTGGGGGCGGCGAAGAGAATCCCAATGGATATATTGGGTTGACTAGCCAAATCTCGCCATCAGATCACCGCGACGGCTTTATTGCCGAGCAGTGCCTCAAATTCTTGGATGAAGGGGTAGATCCGGATCGTCCCCTGTTCCTGTACTTATCGTTTATTAAGCCCCATGCCGGGTTTAATGTAATCAAAGAGTTCGAAGACTTATATGATATCAATGACATTCCTGATGTGCCGGTACCACCGTGGTTAGAAGAGCCGGACACACATCTTAAAGCAACCCGAGAGCAGAATCCTCAGATGCAGCTTCGCTATCAGAGGTGGCGTGAGGTTTGGGAAAACCTGAGCAGTGAAGAGCGGCGCCGCACAACGCTTCGCTATTGGGCAAACTGCAGCTGGCTTGATGACTATATTGGCCAAGTTCTGGACAAGCTGGAGAAATTGGGAAGACTGGAAAACAGCATTATTGTTTTCTGCTCCGATCACGGTGACATGATGGGTGAGCGCCAGCATACTTTCAGCAAATACTGCTTGTATGACAGCAGTGTGCGCGTTCCTTTAATTGTATCCGGCAGTGTTGTTCCTGAAGCTAAGCGGGGTACGGTTGATCACCGTCCGGCTGAATTAGTGGATTTGATTCCCACCATCACTAATGCGATTAATGCCCGCCAGGATCCGCGCCTGCCTGGTTTAGATTTATTAGGTGATGCCAAAAAACTAGGCGGCTTCTGTGAGTTCTACGGAGGTGCGCCGGATCGGCAGTACGGCACCCCGTCATATATGTGGCGGAAAAAAGATTGGAAGCTGATTCTCTACCTGCCAGGACCTTTAACTGAAGCTGTGAGCAAGGTGGACCAGGCACAGGGTGAATTGTACTGCCTCGAGTCGGATCCGCATGAATGGAACAATCTCTACGATGATCCTCAATACGCGGAAATTCGCGAGCAGATGAAAACAGAACTTCTGATGCATCTGGCCATTTCCTGGGCTAAAGGGCCAGTATTCTATGAAAAGGACGGATTGAGGCCTTTAGGTGCCGATATCGGGCCGGAGGAGTTATAAAAAGTGTACAGTGTTGTAGTTAAACCGATCGGGCCAATCTGCAATTTGAAATGCGAATACTGCTTTTACTTGGAGAAAGAGGAGTTATATCCGGATCAGAATCACTTTCGAATGACGGATGAAACTCTGGAGCTGTTTGTCCAGCAGTATATTGCTTCGCAGCCTGGTCCGACAGTCCATTTTGCCTGGCAGGGTGGTGAACCCACCCTGCTGGGCATCGATTTTTTTAAGAAAGTTATTAAGCTGCAGGAAAAATATCTGCCTTCGGGCTGGCAGGCAGAAAACGCCATTCAAACCAACGGCACTTTGCTGGATTCAGCTTGGTGTGAATTCTTTAAAGAGCATCGCTTCTTAGTTGGAATCAGCATCGATGGACCGGCCCAGTTTCATGACCAATACCGCCGCGATAAACGGGGAGAATCTACGCACCACTCAGTTACAGCCGGTGTTAAGCTGCTGCAGAAGCACCAAGTTGATTACAACGTGCTGTGCGCAGTTAATGCGGCTAATGTTCGGGAACCAAAAGCTGTGTACCAGTTTTTTAAGGACCTGGGTGTGCAGTTTATCCAATTTATTCCGATTATCGAATGGCTGGACGATGGCCAAACCAGCTCACGCAGCGTTACCGGCAGTGAGTACGGCCGGTTCTTAACCGCGATTTTTGATGAGTGGCTGTTAAATGATCTGGGCAGGATTTCCATCCAGCTGTTTGAAGAATGCTTTGCAATCTGGAGTGGATTTGGCGGCAGATTGTGCGTTTTCAGCGAAGTTTGTGGACAAGCTTTGGCGATGGAGCATAATGGCGATGTTTATGCCTGCGACCATTTTGTCGATGGAGATTATTATCTAGGGAATATTCATAACCAAGAATTGGGCAGTCTTGCTCAAAGCAGTTTTATTAAAACATTTGGGGATAATAAACGGGAAAAAACGGCAAAAAAATGCCAAACCTGTCCGGTTTTATTTGCCTGCCGGGGCGGGTGTCCGAAAAACCGCATTGATGGACTGAATTACTTGTGTGAGGGCTACCGGCAGTTTTTCGGCTACAT carries:
- a CDS encoding ferritin family protein, whose translation is MGNILRFALQMELDGKNFYHRLALHVKASDHKKVLFSLAADEEKHYQKLKTVQSTDKHRFLKSEQLAGLQNVFREQIFVVNYGQLNIMEIYQLALRFEELSVLFYRGLAESSLDKAVTSIFKQLAEEEEEHRQQIWQLIQLLSRSEEWYPYLDL
- a CDS encoding S9 family peptidase, producing the protein MERIQLDDFTKFHFLSGLEFSGDGKYACFAVHKANLDQNGYDSNLWLYRAEEDRYFQLTALNNERSFTWLNDNEHIIFAGTRDAKDKERQNKGEEFTIFYRINIHGGEAVKYFEVPFTVAQVEQIDEENFLLVGLYHPDRPPLANADDAEKAKILKERSEERDFEVLEEIPYWQDNRGFISGIRNRIYLYNITSNSWEPLTDEKMSVSLAVLSKAKNQAAVIAQTISGKRELTNELYLLDLATKELRLLSAPENFRYYFADFLTDELLICVGNDGSEYGLNQNPRFYTVSTSDGAQKLLTPDLDLSIGSSVGSDCRYGHSRSLQVFNEHLYFVSTEGASSYLNKINADGEITKLTAAAGSVDGFAVHNQSILLTRLSANRLQEIYKLEKEQETQITHFNDWFTDSKMIVDPEPVSFQTAEGIQIDGWVLKPVNWDPNQKYPAILDIHGGPKTVYGEVYYHEMQYWANQGYFVMFCNPRGSDGRGNAFADIRGKYGTIDYDDLMKFTDTVLAQYPSIDPERLGVTGGSYGGFMTNWIIGHTDRFKAAASQRSISNWVSMGWTTDIGYYFVPDQIGTTPWEDPMKLWESSPLKYADRVTTPTLFIHSDQDYRCWLVEGLQMFNALKFHGVESRLCMFKGASHELSRSGKPKQRIRRLQEITEWFDRFLKQ
- a CDS encoding anaerobic sulfatase maturase, whose translation is MYSVVVKPIGPICNLKCEYCFYLEKEELYPDQNHFRMTDETLELFVQQYIASQPGPTVHFAWQGGEPTLLGIDFFKKVIKLQEKYLPSGWQAENAIQTNGTLLDSAWCEFFKEHRFLVGISIDGPAQFHDQYRRDKRGESTHHSVTAGVKLLQKHQVDYNVLCAVNAANVREPKAVYQFFKDLGVQFIQFIPIIEWLDDGQTSSRSVTGSEYGRFLTAIFDEWLLNDLGRISIQLFEECFAIWSGFGGRLCVFSEVCGQALAMEHNGDVYACDHFVDGDYYLGNIHNQELGSLAQSSFIKTFGDNKREKTAKKCQTCPVLFACRGGCPKNRIDGLNYLCEGYRQFFGYIDPFMKLMVELIQMRTPIAVVQKQMQQKYDQVWANPGRNDSCPCRSGKKFKKCCLERFS
- a CDS encoding sulfatase-like hydrolase/transferase, whose translation is MSKPNSKPNVIFLMTDQHRWDALGVVNPLVKTPNIDRLAKTGIRYEQAVCQAPMCVPSRYSMMFGYYPSQLGVRGNGGGLFFEDRLPSNPLPELMRQNGYQTAGFGKTHWNHGFLNPEPPTRGFEVRAEGQHRDSAQYEQGAVMMSDVNPEGLQRYFEETKDFGGGEENPNGYIGLTSQISPSDHRDGFIAEQCLKFLDEGVDPDRPLFLYLSFIKPHAGFNVIKEFEDLYDINDIPDVPVPPWLEEPDTHLKATREQNPQMQLRYQRWREVWENLSSEERRRTTLRYWANCSWLDDYIGQVLDKLEKLGRLENSIIVFCSDHGDMMGERQHTFSKYCLYDSSVRVPLIVSGSVVPEAKRGTVDHRPAELVDLIPTITNAINARQDPRLPGLDLLGDAKKLGGFCEFYGGAPDRQYGTPSYMWRKKDWKLILYLPGPLTEAVSKVDQAQGELYCLESDPHEWNNLYDDPQYAEIREQMKTELLMHLAISWAKGPVFYEKDGLRPLGADIGPEEL